From the Callospermophilus lateralis isolate mCalLat2 chromosome 10, mCalLat2.hap1, whole genome shotgun sequence genome, the window CTAGGGGATTGGTTAGGAGGTTGTTGCATTTATTCAGGTGTGCAATGATTGTGAATCAGACCAGTGAGGTGACATTAGATCCTGAATTTGATTTGAAGGAAGATCCTCTAGGATTTTCTGTTGGCGTATATATGAGCAAGAATGATTAAAAGTTTCCTGTCTGAGGAACTGGAAGGATAGATAGAATTTTCATCCCCTGAAATGTTAACCATTTTGGGGAGAAGATCAAACTTATTTATTTCGGTCTTTGTCCTCTCTCCCTTCTTCCTCATCTTTACATACTATTCTGCTATTCATTTCACTTCTTTTCTCTGAATCTCAGTCTCTCTCATatcatatttgtgtgtgtgtatgtgtgtgtgtgtgtgcgcgcgcgcgtatGTATATTTATGATGGAAGAATGAGGAagattatacatatgtgtgtgtatgtgtgggtatatgtgtatatatatatatatatatatatatatatatatacatatatatacatacatacatatttatgatggaAGAATGAGGaagattatatatgtgtgtgtgtgtatatatatatatacatatacatatacatatatatatttaatatttaatcttCCTCATGCTTCTATCTTCAGCCTATCACTGAGAACCAGGGGCATCCATTGGCCATCAAAGGGACTGGTGTGTTACTCATGGCTCAAAAAATAGCTTACTCCTTGGGAACATCTTTTCTACATCACTTTATACTTCAGAGGATATTTAATGAAAGAGATTATTGTGAAATGTTTATAATGAAAACAACAAGGAATCATTGTTCTTGTTCCAGAGTCATTTGATGTGGTGACAAAATGCATGAGTTTCACATTAAATGAGCAGTTCATGGAGAAATTTGTTGATCCTGGAAACCACAATAGTGGAATTGATCTACTTCGGACCTGTGAGTACTTTGATCTCAGCAGGACAATTGGGgaggaaaagaaataattttatttgtgtTTGGTTGAAATGTATTTCTGGAATATGATGTGTCAGTAGATAGTATGAACTTGGAATAAATTCTCTAACTCTATTCCAATGATGTTCTCTTTTGTTGATAATATATTTTAGAAGGTAGAAATATACTTAACAAATTTCAAATGATTAGAAGTTCAGGGAGGTAGCTAATGAGTTATATTGGATGATGAAATCTGGATATTCCCAGGATGTTATAGGCCCATTTTATTAAGAGGAAATTTATCAGGGGTTAAATAATAAATTGAATTAAACACTTATACTACCTATGTTCAAAAGTCATGTGAAAAAAAAGTTAAGTGTAAGCTCTAAATTGATCACTGAGTATCAGGTCTGTCAAAAGTGTTTATTCAATCTTAAGGTGGTGGGGTGGTGGTAACAAAAGtatagatgttaaaaaaaaaaaaaagtgttcattGTGAACTTTCTATTCCTTGATGGCCAGGCTGCCCATGAAGTACTGTCTTTAGATTTGAATTTCAGTTTTTAGAATATTAGAGACTTACTAGTGCTTTCCCCTAAGAATGACCATTTTTATGAGAGGAAACTGAATAAACTCCAGGTATTCAATTTTGTAAGGAGAATGCATAGGCAGTAGTTTATTATCAGAGTTTAAAGAGAGGTTAGTTAGGAAAAACTCCTGTATGAAGTTTGAAATAATTAAAACTAGTACCAGAAAGTAGAACTTGACTAATATTGATATTAATacatttactaataattaaaattatctgaaaatggaatgagatgctttgtgagacctatcacttttttttaatgttgataaGAAAATTTGTTGTGATTAAAACTGCATTGAGTGCCTGGTGTATTCCAGATCTACTCTATGTATTTTCTTTTCATGTGTTATGTATTTTCTTCCAATAGCTTTGAAGACAGGTCATTTATAATTTCCATTCCTTTACTTGTTATTCCTGCCTTAAATCTTATAAGGAGGCTGGGCctggtggtatatgcctgtaattccagctattggctgagacaggaggattgcaaatttgaagccagcctgaataacttagtgagacctgtctcaaaataaaaaataaaaacaagggctgagaatgtagctcaatgtTAGAACACCCCTGAATTTAATCTctgatatagggggaaaaatcttgTAAGGACTTTAATATCAGCTCTGTAGTtttagactattttttttttcctgcaaatcCTGACTTTCCTGCTTCCTGTCTCACTTTTGAGAGTTATTTATTCTAAAGTTATTTCTTCaattataaaatagaaatagtAATAGTATCTTATCTAAAGAGTTTTGGGGAGGATTAATTCACAAATCATGTGTAGAACAAACATTACATGGCATATAAACAGTTTGTTTTAGCAAAGAGGTCTCAATATTAAAATACTTCTTCCTCACTTTTGGAGAAAGGATCTAATTAGAATGTAACAGAAATTACCATTATGGGAAAATGGTCTGAAATCATGGTAACATTTCtattctttctctcctttttaaAACCAGATCTTTGGCGGTGTCAGTTCCTTTTACCTTTTGTTAGTTTAGGTTTGATGTGCTTTGGGGCTTTGATTGGACTTTGTGCTTGTATATGCCGAAGCTTGTATCCCACAATTGCCACAGGCATTCTCCATCTCCTTGCAGGTGGGtcttattattatatttaacCTTTAGCTTCTTCTGTCTCCTTAAAGACCAAAAAGTTATAATTCATAAACATTCACATATTAATGCACTGTCATGTTGCCTAAAAACTCTTTGCTGTGCTCTTACCcagctatgttttgttttctaaatttctTCCCCCAAGGTTTGTGTACACTGGGAACAGTAAGTTGTTTCGTTGCTGGAATTAAACTACTCCACCAGAAACTAGAGCCGCCTGAGAATGTGTCTGGTGAATTTGGATGGTCATTCTGCCTGGCTTGCGTTTCTGCTCCTTTACAGTTCATGGCTTCTGCTCTGTTCATCTGGGCTGCTCATACCAACCGGAAAGAGTACACCTTAATGAAGGCATATCGCGTGGCATGAACAGGCCTGCTTTACATTTGCCgttttaatatttttgatatCTATGTTTTCCCTTGCATCCCtcccaaatgttttattttttatttttttgtggatataccattttatcctgaaaatccattttatttaaatatacacTCATGACTAAATATACAATAAATGCCACTAAAATTTATGTGGTTTACTCAGTGATTCCATTTCTCAAACTAATTTAGGTTCAaaatctagtcagaaagaaagagACTTGACACAAATTTGTGACAGAAAATCTGCAATAGGAAATTGACACAGAGCAAGTTCTGCTTATGTCTATTAAGACTTTTCACCAAACGTACAGTAACTATCTGTTGAACCAGAAATAAATTTCTTTGGTAAACCTCTTATTGTCAGAACTTTGCTGTTGTAGATAGCCAGTCAGCCAGGCATATTATtgctgttttaaaaaaattaagagtttCATAAAATTGGAAAATTATCTAAGATCCTTTTCTGTAAACTTTGGCACATAGCTTCATCTGAGGTGAAATATGGCAGCTGTCTATATTTACACCAGGTCTGTCTACAAGAAAAGAAGTGAGAAATACAGTGTTTACTTGAAATTAAACTTTATAATTGCAAAAGTTCCAATTCAGTGAGATAAACGGGTTAATTTTACTTTATTGTATTACTGTTTTTAAAATCTCCTTTATAGGATTTTCAGTATCACCaaaccatttttaatttttttctttctttcttccacacCAGGCTTATTAAAAGAGTGCTTTCTTTTTAACATTGTTAGGATCACAGAGTAAGAAATTTCCCAACTGCTTTCTGTTTATTCCAGCTAAGTACCATAAAGAAGGTTCTACTCTAAAGAACCTACAGAGCTGGGAATACTACCACAAGATTTAAAACTGTGGCTGTCAGTTTAAACTCCAACTATGGTCTCTATTTCTTGTGGTGAAATGACGTGCCTTTCCTTGCCTAATCCCTGGTGTATATCATCATTATTTAATGTCTTCTAATTCAGtcatttttttataaatatgtctataaacattgaacttttaaaaaatcttatttatttattccattaCTGTAGCATttgacagatttaaaaaaaaattgtaccttAGTAATTTCTTACCATATCCTAAgtctgtcttttttaaaaaataaaaatgagaagagACTCAAAAGAATTGTGTATCGAGTGAATTGATTTAAATCTCAGTACACTGGAATGGTTCTCTGTGAAAAATGCATTATTACTCTTTAGACTTGTCTTTATGTATTATGTTTGGTTATCTGTTTCAGAAAATGTGGCAGCCTCCTCCATTAGAAAATAAGTCAATCTTTgttcagaatctttgttttcaaACTAGTTTTGTAAACTCTACACATCATTTAATGTGACTAGTTTCCTATAAAGTTATTTATTAGTGGATGTTTGTATTCTATATTAAATAACTTCTGACAATAAGGTCAGCATTGCTCAGTAGCAAATTGCTGTGAAATGGCTGGTTACTCAGGTTTCTGCCTATTCTTAATAGTTGACGTTTCATTGCTCTCCAGCATCTGTGGAGTGGATACGAGAAAAGCTAAGTGAACAAACCAAACCCTTGGGAATGGGATTTAAAAATTATTGGCAGCATGACATTTTTGTATTAGGAAGTTATTTTAAACAGTATTTCTGTCTCTTTACCCCCAGAGTTATCTGTGCCTATCCACCTAAATCAGTCTTTAATGTGCACTGTGGAAATGAAGTGAGAATTGGACTGTTAGTTACAGCCTCAGTGGTAATAGTTTTGAATTTGGAAAGATAGCACCATAATCTCTGTTGCTGAATATGTGTTGTAATTAGGATTTTTAGCACATTGCAGAGTAGCTGAGGCTGTGCTGTCTTGCAAAAACTTTCATTTCTCTGTAATACATAGgaccatattatttcatttaatgtgAAAAAAGTTTTTCTAATAATGTTGAACCATATGAAGTTGCTGATATCCAACCatttataccttttttttttggactggggatttaacttaggagtgtttttccactgagtttcatcctcagccccttttaattaatttattttttattaatttattttctttttgagataggttctcatcaggttgcttagggccttgctaagttgctgaggctggctttgaatttgtgatcttcctgcctcaggctcccaagtcattgggattacaggcatgtgccaccatgtcctgcTGATATCCAACCATTTTGATCAATCTAATAGATAAAATCAATGGCAAAGTAAATTCTGTTAATGTTCTCCATTTAGTCTTAGAAAAAAACCAAACACTTTTTAAGAGACAAGTTTTGTGGCAACTTaagaaatgttttaaagcatTAGTTTGATGGTTCCTGGTTGATTAAATGATATGGATAAATGTCTTCTAAATgcttttttagtaaaatgtacttCAAAATTTGTTAGCCGTAAAACACCCAAAATTGATATAATAAAAAAGACTAATTCTAGAAGAGTTCATTTGTTCAGTTAATACTTAAGTCACTGACTATATCATAATACACTAGAGTCTTAAAAATCTAATAGTATTGTGTTAAAACTTGTTCTAAGTATTAGGGGCTGTTGTATATACATGTTGTAGGAGGGAGGATAGAAATTAAGAAACGACTTAACAGGTGTATTCTTTTAATCATTTGCTCACATGATTGAGAAGAATgagtttaaaaatcaatttagagTTTGACTTTTTTCATTCCAGAAACATCACCAAATTGCAGCCCATCACTGTTAAAACTTGCAAAGCTAGTTTTGTTCACTTGACTATAAAATACTCAATAAGAGGACTTTTCAACATTTAATACTCAGGTAAGCTTTTACCTAAACTGAAAACTTGTTGAATTAACCAAATTTGGCCAACTACATTTCTGAAGTTTCCCAGTAAATGGGTAAAAGCTCTGAAGGTGCCAGTTATTTCACAGATGAGATGCAGGTCTTACCTGGCACAGATGGGTGGAGTACTTTGTCCTGTCAGGACTCTTCTCATAAGGGAATGATAACTCCAACcttgaaaagaaaaaagtaaaccaAGGGAACACATCTATGTGTAGGAGTTCTTTTCTCTATTGTTCATTATGTGTTTTGATGTCATTTCAATCAGATACATTTTCCCATAGGGTCAGATTACAGATAAATGCAGTGTCCTGCAAATTCATAATGTAGAAATCATAAAAtgcaagaaaaacaacaaaaatgattACCCCTATTGTTTAGAAGAAGTGTAAATCTTTGATAATGCCAGATATTCTGTTAGCAAAATCCATACATTATTTTACATATAAGTATTAACACATCATCAGGAAATTTGTATATATAAGATCCAATTTATATTACTTTCTATTTTTGCAGAGgcttaaaaatgttaaataagaAAGAGAGTTTGTTTGCAGTGCTagggttcaaacccagggccctgtgcaggctaggcaggcactctgccacccagctatatccccagcccttctgtcTTTGTCTTTTAAAATAGCTGAATAACTGAGTAATGCATCATGTTTTATCTTCTACTGACTCAGTGCTGGTGTTTCAGGGTGTGAGCTTTACCTCACCTGTCCTGCAACTTTTTATCCCTCCCAGTCTACCAGCATTTTGTTCTAATTTGTCTTAGCTTGACATCATTTGTTTATACATATCTGTGATTCTCTTACCCCCATAATCATGGTGTCTTCCTACAAAACTCTTAGCCTTATATTCATATACTGTGTTGTTCAGTTTTCTtactcctgtctcaaaataccaaAAGTGCCTGTTCAAAACTAAAAGCTGTTCTATAAAATTATGCTTCTTATTAATAACTGCTTGAGAAGTATAATAATCTCTGTTTATTATTCCCTACCTCACATTTTTCAAATCTCTTTATAAAAGTTCTTGGAAACTTAATTCTTCCTCAACTTCCAAGGGAAGAATTTCTACCCTACTTAAGGAAATCTTAGAATGAATTCTTCCAGTATCTCCAACCCTTGCTTGCGCCTTATAAAATAGGGAATATATTGTTACCTGATTGGAGAGATTGCTGAGATCAGGGCATCCACTGGAGCACAgtgtatagtggttaaatattaaTATACCTGTCTTACAGAGTTATGGTGATGAAGATTGCTTACCATAAAGTAGTCAATCAAAAACGCTAGGTATGACTGATTACATTATAAGGTGATAGGGTTACCAAGGGTATTAAATGGTCCTCTTCAGCCTAGACTGCATATTAGAATTTCCTGGACAActttaaaaattagtcatgtgtcatAGAATTTGATTTAGTTGGCTTGGGTGATGGTTAGGTTTTCTGCAATTTTTTCAGCCTTTTCAAATGATTCCAGGGGGCAACTGTGTTTGAAGGGTACATTTCAAAGCACTAGGATTTTCTCTCTCTGGGCAGATTGTTAGAAAGACAGTGGAGTAAATAGACCTGGCATCGTGCCTGCCTAGGGAGCAAATGTATCTGGCatagtgcctgccttctagcagctACTTTTGTCTTGTGCTTTCTAGCACTTTTTACTGATATTGACTGGCCCTTTGAGACAGATCCTGATTCATTATACCACTGCTGCCTGGAAATGTATATTATGGTTTGGTTGTGAGTTGTCCTCTAgagctcaagtgtgagacaatgcaagaagattcggagaagaagtgattgggttatcctgacccagtaattgtctggagtcaggacctttccattgtcctgttagaatatccttccaaagtaccttgggcttatgtacattttttggacacgtatgcctttccgcagcactaagccctgatgaatccaaatttaaaaagttgagagtaaaaagggttattttaagtttatctttggggaatatataccccttcccaattccttctttttgctttaataagtacattttaatagtttgatgaactctttcaactatgccttgtccctatggattgtatgggattcctgttacatgagtaatgccaaatgatgagcaaaattgtttaaaagaggtagaagtataaccaggggcattatctgtttttaactgttttggaacacccacagtggcaaaattttgtaagcaacgagctataatatctttatagtttttttctccggcatgaagggagcccatcaaaaatccagaagaagtatcaactgtaacatgcaaatattttaattttccaaattctggcaagtgtgtgacgtccatctgccaaatatggttaggtatcagtcctctaggattgactccaagattaacctgtggtaaaaaggtcacacaattttgacattgttttattatttgtctagcttgttccttagttattttaaaacgcttttgtaaagtattagcatcgacatggaactttttatgaaaatttgtagctttttctagtgtagagaaaatatgtatgtcatgtgtagttttatctgctaaatcattgcccaaactaagggctccaggctatcctgtatgtgccctgatatgtcctataaagaatggatcttttctatcctagattagactttgtatagtggaaagcaaagagaaaacagtagaggaaggggaaatcctacc encodes:
- the Cldnd1 gene encoding claudin domain-containing protein 1 isoform X2, which translates into the protein MGESFDVVTKCMSFTLNEQFMEKFVDPGNHNSGIDLLRTYLWRCQFLLPFVSLGLMCFGALIGLCACICRSLYPTIATGILHLLAGLCTLGTVSCFVAGIKLLHQKLEPPENVSGEFGWSFCLACVSAPLQFMASALFIWAAHTNRKEYTLMKAYRVA
- the Cldnd1 gene encoding claudin domain-containing protein 1 isoform X1; the encoded protein is MDNRFATAFVIACVLSLISTIYMAASIGTDFWYEYRSPVQENSSDLNKSLWEDFINDEADEKTYNDALFRYSGTVGLWRRCITVPKNTHWYAPPERTESFDVVTKCMSFTLNEQFMEKFVDPGNHNSGIDLLRTYLWRCQFLLPFVSLGLMCFGALIGLCACICRSLYPTIATGILHLLAGLCTLGTVSCFVAGIKLLHQKLEPPENVSGEFGWSFCLACVSAPLQFMASALFIWAAHTNRKEYTLMKAYRVA